The genomic segment AAGTTGTGTTGCAGATGATCGCCGTTGCGATACATATCAACCAGTATCTTGAACTCGCGCCACTGCGGCCGCGAATTGTCAGCCATCACCCACGGCAGAAATTCCGTACATGTGAGGGTCTGATCTGCCGCGTAGATCGGCTCGTATATCGCAACGGTTTTACTCATACGTGACCTGCGCGTTCCATGCAGTAGCGGTTCAGGTCGGCACGCCACGTCAGATACGTGAACGAAGCGTTCGGGACGGTAAAGCTCGGGTAGTGCGTTTCGATAGGTACGCCGAGAAGGTGTTGCAGCATGACGCTGATCGGGCCGCCATGTGCAACCACGGTGAGCAACCCTGCGTTCGCGCTTTGAGGCCGGATCTCGCTGTCGACCCATTGCTGTACCCGGTGTGCCATGTCCAGGTGCGACTCGCCTTCTTCATACCGATTGCGGATGTCGCGGTTGAAGTCGGGAAACGCCGCGTTGAAATCGGCTTCGAGCCAGGAGCCGTAGATGCCCGGATGTGTTTCGGCCAGTCTCGCGTCGAACTTGATGGGTTGCGTGTCGCCGAAAACCAGTTCGGCGGTTTGCCGCGCTCGCGCCCACGGACTGCAATAAATCTGCGAAGGCCTGAACGCAAAACGTTCGAGCGTAGCGGCGAGATTGACCGATTGAGTTTTGCCCAACTCGGTCAGGCCGTCTTTGTCGGTTGAAATCAGCAGGCGCTTTTCATTGGCGACTGATTGCCCGTGTCTGATCAGTAGGAGATCCATATCGGTATATCCGCTTTAGCTTTCGTTGTTGCCGGTGATGAGTTCGAGGAACGTTTGCGCCGGTTCCGCGAGGCCGAATCGCCGATGCGTGTCCGCATGCGCCTCGAGCCGCAACGTATTGCGCAACTGCGCATCCTGATAAAGCCGTTCCATGGCATTGGCCCAGTCTTCGGTCGTGTTGTTGACCAGCAGACCGGTCTTGCCGTCAGTCACCGCCTCTTCGTACACCGGCGACTGCGAGTAGATGCCCGGAATGCCCAGGCTGCCGTAGTCGATGTACTTGATGCACGATTTGCAACTGTTGAAGAACAGCGCATCGGGATCTTCACGGCCGCCGAGCGGCACGATCGAAAACATATAGCCTTCGTCGCGAATCGCCGCTTTATAAGCAGAGTTCTCGAGAAAACCTTTGGAAACCAGACGCGGAATTCGCGTCATTTCCGGGAACCCGTCGCCCCAGAATTCGAGCACGACTTCCTGATGGCGTTCGAGGAACTCGACCACGACCTTGAAGAACTCCTTTCGGAACTGGACGAGCTTGATGCCGTCCGTGTTGGAGAACAGGACCTTGGGCGGCGTTGCTTCGCGCCAGTCTTCCGGAGCGGAGGGAACCGACTGATGATCGAAGCCGTTCG from the Paraburkholderia fungorum genome contains:
- a CDS encoding histidine phosphatase family protein; protein product: MDLLLIRHGQSVANEKRLLISTDKDGLTELGKTQSVNLAATLERFAFRPSQIYCSPWARARQTAELVFGDTQPIKFDARLAETHPGIYGSWLEADFNAAFPDFNRDIRNRYEEGESHLDMAHRVQQWVDSEIRPQSANAGLLTVVAHGGPISVMLQHLLGVPIETHYPSFTVPNASFTYLTWRADLNRYCMERAGHV
- a CDS encoding glycosyltransferase; its protein translation is MRKPPRLLVVQRISLSHDRLMSRSIAARFGPLLNYMAHNGMLEWEQIVESDVTVGQLRRFDAVLFNKHTSNRATDVMRMANDLGLRTIYDMDDWIIDLPMYSVTDLNDDLLANITWLIRQASIATVSNQTLQNRLRRLRPSVVVIPNGFDHQSVPSAPEDWREATPPKVLFSNTDGIKLVQFRKEFFKVVVEFLERHQEVVLEFWGDGFPEMTRIPRLVSKGFLENSAYKAAIRDEGYMFSIVPLGGREDPDALFFNSCKSCIKYIDYGSLGIPGIYSQSPVYEEAVTDGKTGLLVNNTTEDWANAMERLYQDAQLRNTLRLEAHADTHRRFGLAEPAQTFLELITGNNES